The proteins below are encoded in one region of Pseudoduganella armeniaca:
- the rimO gene encoding 30S ribosomal protein S12 methylthiotransferase RimO: MQSQPLSRLNKPAAGAPATSSAPAPKVGFVSLGCPKALVDSEQILTQLRAEGYETAKSYDGADLVIVNTCGFIDAAVQESLDAIGEALAENGKVIVTGCLGAKKDADGSDLIQKIHPKVLAVTGPHAVGEVMASVHTHLPKPHEPFIDLLPPQGIKLTPKHYAYLKISEGCNHRCSFCIIPSMRGDLVSRPIAELMLEAENLFKAGVKELLVISQDTSAYGIDVKFRSGFWNGRPVKTHMTQLTEALGQLAAQYGAWVRLHYVYPYPHVDEIIPMMSGGHVLPYLDIPMQHAHPEVLKRMKRPASGEKNLERILKWRQMNPDLTIRSTFIAGFPGETEAEFEYLLDFLKEAQIDRLGCFAYSPVEGATANDIANPVPEELREERRGRVMLLQEEISKKRLQAKVGKTVKVLIDELTPSGAIGRSAADAPEIDGVVYVKKPYEPHKKLAVGQFFDVEITRADAHDLWGEA; the protein is encoded by the coding sequence ATGCAATCTCAGCCACTCTCCCGCCTGAACAAGCCCGCCGCCGGCGCGCCTGCCACCTCGTCCGCACCCGCACCGAAGGTCGGTTTCGTCTCGCTCGGCTGCCCAAAGGCGCTGGTCGACTCCGAACAGATCCTGACGCAGCTGCGCGCCGAAGGCTACGAGACCGCCAAGTCGTATGACGGCGCCGACCTCGTCATCGTCAATACCTGCGGCTTCATCGACGCGGCCGTGCAGGAATCGCTGGATGCGATCGGCGAGGCGCTGGCGGAAAACGGCAAGGTCATCGTGACCGGCTGCCTGGGCGCGAAAAAGGACGCCGATGGCAGCGACCTGATCCAGAAGATCCACCCGAAGGTGCTGGCCGTGACGGGTCCGCACGCGGTGGGCGAGGTGATGGCTTCCGTGCACACGCACCTGCCCAAGCCGCACGAGCCGTTCATCGACCTGCTGCCGCCGCAGGGCATCAAGCTGACGCCGAAGCATTACGCCTACCTGAAGATCTCGGAAGGCTGCAACCACCGCTGCTCGTTCTGCATCATCCCGTCGATGCGCGGCGACCTGGTGTCGCGTCCCATCGCGGAGCTGATGCTGGAAGCGGAAAACCTGTTCAAGGCCGGCGTCAAGGAACTGCTGGTGATCTCGCAGGACACCTCGGCCTACGGCATCGACGTCAAGTTCCGCTCCGGCTTCTGGAACGGCCGCCCCGTCAAGACGCACATGACGCAGCTGACGGAAGCGCTGGGCCAGCTGGCCGCGCAGTATGGCGCCTGGGTGCGCCTGCACTACGTCTACCCGTATCCGCATGTCGACGAGATCATCCCGATGATGAGCGGCGGCCATGTGCTGCCTTACCTGGACATACCGATGCAGCACGCCCATCCGGAAGTGCTCAAGCGCATGAAGCGTCCGGCCTCGGGCGAGAAGAACCTGGAGCGCATCCTGAAGTGGCGCCAGATGAACCCGGACCTGACGATCCGCTCGACCTTCATCGCCGGCTTCCCGGGCGAGACCGAGGCGGAGTTCGAATACCTGCTGGACTTCCTGAAGGAAGCGCAGATCGACCGCCTGGGCTGCTTCGCCTACTCGCCGGTGGAAGGCGCGACGGCCAACGACATCGCCAATCCGGTGCCGGAAGAACTGCGCGAGGAACGCCGTGGCCGCGTCATGCTGCTGCAGGAAGAGATCTCGAAGAAGCGCCTGCAGGCCAAGGTCGGCAAGACGGTGAAAGTCCTGATCGACGAGCTGACGCCATCGGGAGCGATCGGCCGCTCGGCCGCCGACGCGCCGGAGATCGACGGCGTCGTCTACGTCAAGAAGCCGTACGAGCCGCACAAGAAGCTGGCCGTGGGCCAGTTCTTCGATGTCGAGATCACGCGCGCCGACGCGCATGATTTGTGGGGTGAAGCGTAA